The stretch of DNA CTGACCTCGACGGGGTCGACGGCGACCTGGGCGATCTTCCAGGCGAGCTGGTCTTCGCGGGCCAGGTTCTCGTCGCTCTTATAGACGCGTACGGGGTGCTCAATCATGAAGTGTCCTTTCGAGGGAGGCCTCGGCCTCGGTGGCGGTGGGGGAAAGAGTGGGCAGCGTCGCCAGGATGTTGTCGAGGCTGTTACGCAGGTGCACGGCGGTGGCCTGCGCGGCCAGTACTTCGTCTCGGCGCAGGATGGCGTCGATGATCAGCAGATGCTCCGCGGTGGCGGCGTCGAGCCGACGCGGGTTCGCGTGGGCGTGCCGGCGTGCCCGGGCGAGGTGGCCGCGAATGTCTTTGAGGGCGCCGCGCAGGTACGAGTTGTCCATCGCGTCATCGATCACCGCGTCGAGGCGGTCGGCCAGCCGGTACGAGGTGGCGTTGTCGACATCACCGTCGGGCGTGTCAGCGGCAACGGATGCCGCCAGGAACTCACGCTTGAGGTTTTCGAACGGGGCGGGGTCGCGGCGGCGAGCGGCGAGTCGGGCCGCCTGAGTTTCGAGGGCTTCGCGCAGCTCATAGAGGCGCTCGATGTGTTCTCGCGAGACCGGTGTGACGATCGCGGTGCGGCCTGAGTTGTTCGAGACGAGACCCTCGGCGATGAGGCGGGAGAGGGCTTCGCGGACCGGGGTGCGTGAGACGCCGATCCGCGCCGAGACCTCGACCTCGGCGAGCGGTGTTCCGGGTTGCAGGCGCCAGTTGATGATGTCATCCCGCAGACGGTCGTAGGCAATATCGCTGGCGCGCATGGCTTCCACACTAGTCACTTCACGCGTTTATGTATACAAACTAAGGAGTACAGGCTGGTTTATGAGGAAAAAGTCGTGAGATTACGCGTGCTCTGTATGCACAGGCGCCCATCCCGTTGATTGAGGTGCGGAGCGAGCGCTGCGGGCACAGCCTCGAAATCTCGCGAGCCACCTCCGGCCCATCGAAGGCGTATGTGGAACATCGCCTCGCCTGGTTTGTCACGTGCGCGGACTGGATAAGGTGGGTGTCGTGGGCTGCGAAACGGGCTCGACGGCATCCGGGCGCCTCATCGCAAAGACTGGGATGCTCCAGTTGCAGAGCGGGCCGATGAGCACCGCGAAGAGTACGGTGCCGATGCCGACGTTGCCGCCGAGCACCCAGCCGATCGAGAGCACGATCGCCTCGAGGCTTGTGCGCACGATCCAGATCTTCCAGCCGGTGAGCTGGTGCAGGCCCGTCATCAGGCCGTCACGCGGGCCGGGGCCGAAGTGTGCGCCGATGTAGAGTCCCGTCGCGATGCCGAGCACGAGCAGCCCGGCCGCAAACAGAATGATGCGCACCCAGAGGTCGAGTCCGGCTGGAATGAGCCAGAGGCCCACGCTCGCGCTCGGCCCGACGAGCAACGCATTCAGCACGGTGCCCACGCCGAGCTTTTGCCGAATCGGGATCCAGAACAGCAGCACCACTCCGCTCAGGATCACGGTGATCAGGCCGAAGCCGAGGTGGGTCTGCGCGTCGATCCCCTGTGTGAGAACGTCCCAGGGGGCGACTCCGATCTCGCCACGCACGATCAGGGCGATGCCGATTCCGTAAAGGAAGAGGCCAATCAGAAGTTGCGTGAGGCGGCGGGTCATAAAAATCAATCCAATTGCAGATTGGCTCTGTTATCAAGTAGCCAATTTCCCTAAAGTGGCCTCATGAGTGACGTTCAGATGAGTGCGCGCAGCCTGGAAGCCCTGCTTGGCGACTGGCGTGGCGGCGCGAGTGCCTACCTGGCGCTGTCTGATCGCATCCGTCTGCTCACCCTTGACGGACGCATACCGGTCGACAGTCGACTGCCCGCCGAACGCGATCTGAGCGCACGGCTTGGCCTCAGCCGCACCACCGTCGCGGCGGCCTACCGCCGGTTGCGGGAGACCGGATTCCTGGTCAGCGTGCGCGGTTCGGGCAGCATGGCCCGGCTGCCCGGCGGCACGCCCAGTCTGACGGTGAACGACGGCAGCGGCATCCTGGATTTCAGCAAGGCGACGATGCCGGCGATTCCCGCGCTCGCCGCGGCAGCTGTCGCGGCGGCGGCCGACCTGCCCCGGCACCTCAATGACTCCGGTTTCGACCCGATCGGTCTGCCTGAGCTGCGCGCCGCGATTGCTGACCGCTACACGGTGCGCGGCCTGCCGACCGGCCCTGAGCAGATCATGGTCACCATCGGCGCCCAGCATGCCATCGCGTTGCTCGCGCGGGTGCTGCTCAGCCGGGGTGATCGCGCCGTGATCGAAACTCCCACCTACCCGCACGCCTACGAGGCTCTGCGCGCGGCAGGTGCGCGACTCATGCCGGTGAGTGTGTCAGCCGGCGAAGCGGATGCCGCGGCCGCGACCCACGGCTGGGACGAAGCGGCACTCGTGCAGACGCTCCAGCGCAGCAACCCGGTTCTCGGCTATCTCATGCCCGACTTTCACAACCCGACCGGACAATCAATGCCGGTCGATCAGAGGGAACGCGTGCTGGCCGCCGCCGCCCGACAGGGCACCGTGCTGATCGCCGACGAAACCATGGCGGAGTTCAACATCGACAGGCCTGGAGAGTTCATGCCGTTTGCGGCATACGCCGACCCGGCGCTACCGGGCACTGCGGTGTCGATCGGCTCGGTGGGTAAGAGCGTCTGGGGCGGTATCCGTGTGGGCTGGATTCGCGCCGAACCTGCGTTGATTCGTAAGCTCGTTGCAGCCCGCACGGCGAATGACCTCGGTACACCCATTCTTGAGCAGCTGATTGTCACGCGACTGCTGCCGCAGATGCCCGCGATTCTTGCCGAGCGGTGTGACGCGCTGCGGCTCACCCGTGACCACCTCGAGGAACGGCTGGCCGCCCGATTCCCCGATTGGACGGTGCCCCATGTCGATGGTGGTGTCACCACCTGGGTCAACCTCGGCAGCCCGGTCAGCTCGCAGCTCGCCCTCTCGGCCCGCACTCACGGTGTGATCGTTCCAGCCGGTCCGCGCTTTGGCATCGACGGCGCCTTTGAACGGTTCATGCGCATCCCCTTTTGTTACAGCGTCAGTGAGCTCGACCGTGCCGTCGATGCGCTCGGGCACGCCTGGGACGCGCTCGGCCGGCATCCGGTGCCCGACACGGGCTACCTCGCCGACGTGGTCTAGCCCTGGTGCCCTGGTGCCTGGCGCCACGGTGCCTCGGCGCCCCGGTGCCCCGGTGACCCCGCTCCCCTAAAGACCCTCACATCCCCCGCGAGAGTGCAGTTGTTGTTGCCTCAACCCGCTCATAACCCCAACAACTGCACTCTCGCGGTGAGAAGACGTCCGGAGGAGGCAGGGGTCAGGGGTCAGGGGTCAGGGGTCAGAGGGTGGGGGCGGATGCCGGGACCCTTACCATCCCAGGGGATGGGATACTGAGCGAGTGTATTTTCTCGCCGTATTGAGCATGAAGAACCGGGCCCTCATCGCCCTCGTCACCATCGTCGCGGCCGTTTTCGGCAGCCTCGCACTGACGAGCCTGAAGCAGGAACTGATTCCGTCGCTCCAGCTCCCGCAGCTGGTCATCTCGACGAGCTACCCCGGCGCCTCGCCCGAAGTCGTCAACGACGACGTCTCGACGCCGATTGAAACCGCCATTCAGGGTGTGTCTGGCCTCGAGTCGACGTCGACGACGAGCAGCACCAACATGTCGATGGTCAGCGCTACGTTCAGCTACGGCACCGATCTCGCCAAGGCCGAATCCAAGATCGGTCAGGCCATCAACCGCATCAAGTCGCGGCTGCCCGATTCCCTCGACCCGCAGGTGTTCAGCGGCAGCATCGATGACTTTCCGGTGCTGTCGATCGCGGTGTCCGGCGGCGACCCCACCACCCTCTCGGACGAGTTGAAGCGCAGCGTGCTTGGCGACATCCGCCATGTCACCGGAGTGCGCGACGCCGCCCTCGTCGGCGACGTCGGCCAGCGCGTGAGCATTACCCCGGATGACGCCGCGTTGGCCGAGCGGGGGCTGTCGGCTCAATCGATCCGCAGCGCTCTGCAACAGAATGGCGCGTTCATTCCCGCCGGCTCCGTGACCGAGGGTGACAGCACCCTGTCGGTGCAACTCGGCACGAAACTCACTTCGGTCGACGACCTCGGTGCTCTGCCGCTCCTCTCGAGCATTCCTGGCCCAGCAGGCCAGGTAGGCCCGGCCGGTCAGCCCGGCTCGCCGGCCGTCACGACCCTCGGCGATGTCGCCGCCGTCGCGCTGGCCGAGAACCCGGCGACGAGCATCTCGCGGGTCAATGGCAAGCCGGCCCTCACGATCTCAGTCACCAAGGTCCCCGCGGCCAACACGGTCGAGGTGTCGAAAGAGGTGCGGGCGCTGTTGCCGAGCCTCGAAGCGGCAGTGTCCGGAGCGACCTTCACAATCGTCTTCGACCAGGCGCCGTTCATTCAGCAGTCCATCGACTCGCTCACCCAGGAGGGCTTTCTGGGACTGATCTTCGCAGTGCTCGTGATTCTGGTCTTCCTGCTCTCGGTGCGCGCGACCCTTGTCACGGCGATCTCGATTCCAACCTCGGTGCTGATCACCTTCATCGGCTTGCAGAGCGTGGGCTACTCGCTGAACATCCTCACGCTCGGTGCGCTGACAATCGCGATCGGCCGGGTCGTCGACGACTCGATCGTCGTGATCGAAAACATCAAGCGGCACCTGGTTGCCGGGGTCGACCGGGCCGACACCATTATCGGGGCCGTGCGTGAAGTCGCCGGAGCGATCACCGCCTCGACGATCACCACCGTGGCCGTGTTCCTGCCGATCTCGTTCGTCGCCGGCTCGACGGGTGAGCTGTTTCGGCCGTTTGCGCTCACCATCACCATCGCGCTGCTCGCCTCGCTGCTCGTCGCGCTGACCATCGTGCCGGTTCTGGCCTACTGGTTTCTGCGCGCGCCCGATGCAGCGAAGGTTGCGGCCAAGGTTGCGGCCACCACCGAGAAGGCGGAAGCCAAGGCAGCCGCGAAAGCCGCGAGCGCGGCGGCGAAGTCTGCGACGGCGACGGATGCGGCTCTCTCGACTGATTCGACGGCGCCTGACGCCGACGACGGCCGCGAACTGGTCGGAGCGGGCATCCCCACGGGCATCCCCACAGGAATCCCCGAAGCCGGGCTGGCGGCATCCGCTCGCCCCGGCGCCGCTGCGATCGTGGCAGCGCCCCTGGCGAGCGACGAGGGGGGCTCCCGCCGCTCGCGTCGTGCAGAGACCGCCGTGACCGAACCGGACGAACTTGAGCACCCGAGCCGATTGCAGAAGGGGTATCTGCCGGTCATCCGGTGGACGCTCAAGCATGCCGTCGCCACCCTGCTGCTCTCGGTGCTGGTGCTCGGTGGCACCGTCGCCCTGGTGCCGTTGATGAAGGTCAACTTTCTGGGATCGACCGGCCAGAACACCTTCAGTGTGAGCCAGACGCTGCCCGTGGGCACGAGCCTGGCCGCGCTCGACACCGCCTCGGAGCAGGTCGAAAAGACCCTGCGCGGCATCGACGGCGTTGATATTGTGCAGGTCTCGATCGGAGGCAGCAGCGTGGCCGCTGCCTTCAGGGGCGGCGGCGCCTCGTCCAGCACGGTGAACTACTCGATCACGACCGCGGATTCCGCACATTCCGACGATGTGCAGCAGTCCGCGCGCACCTCGCTGGCACAGATCGCGGATGCCGGTGAGATCTCGATCGGTGCCTCGAGCGGCTTCGGCGGATCCTCGACCATCAACGTCGACATCACAGCGCCGTCGAGCGCCGACCTGCAGACCGCATCAGATGCCATTCTGGCCCGGGTATCGAAGCTCAGCTCGGTCAGTGAGAGCTCCAGCAACTTGGCTGCCTCGCGTCCGTACCTCGCGATTGTCGTCGATCGTGACGCCGCGGCATCCGCTGGTCTGAGCGAGCTTGCCCTCGGCACGCTGGTGTCTCAGGCGATGCAGCCGAGCGTGATCGGTTCGATCGTCATCGAGGAGAAGAGCCTGTCGGTCTACCTGCACTCGGCTGCCCCGCCCACCACCGCGGCCGAGCTCGCCGCGCTGCCGATTCCGACCGCGGCAGGAACCGTTGCGCTCGACACTCTGGCCAGCGTCTCTGAGGTGGACGGGCCGTCGACGATCACGACGGCGAAGGGTCTGCGCACGGCAACCGTCTCGGCGATGCCGGCCGGTGACGACCTGGGAGCGGCAACCGCCGATCTGACGACCGTGATCACCGAGACCAAGCTGCCCTCGGGTGCGGTGGCGAGCCTCGGCGGCGTCTCGGCCGATCAGGCTGAGGCGTTCCAGCAGCTCGGCATCGCAATGCTTGTGGCCATCCTGATCGTCTACATCGTCATGGTTGCGACGTTCCGTTCGTTGCGCCAGCCGCTGTTGCTGCTCGTCTCGGTGCCGTTCGCGGCAACCGGTGCGATCGCGCTGCAGGTGATCACGGGCATCCCGCTCGGTGTGGCCTCACTGATTGGTGTGCTCATGCTGATCGGCATCGTCGTGACGAACGCCATCGTGCTCGTCGACCTGGTCAATCAGTACCGCCGACGCGGGATGAGCGTGCCGGATGCGCTCGTTCACGGTGCCTCGCGCCGACTGCGCCCGATTCTGATGACCGCATTGGCGACAATCTTTGCG from Leifsonia psychrotolerans encodes:
- a CDS encoding GntR family transcriptional regulator; its protein translation is MTSVEAMRASDIAYDRLRDDIINWRLQPGTPLAEVEVSARIGVSRTPVREALSRLIAEGLVSNNSGRTAIVTPVSREHIERLYELREALETQAARLAARRRDPAPFENLKREFLAASVAADTPDGDVDNATSYRLADRLDAVIDDAMDNSYLRGALKDIRGHLARARRHAHANPRRLDAATAEHLLIIDAILRRDEVLAAQATAVHLRNSLDNILATLPTLSPTATEAEASLERTLHD
- a CDS encoding YczE/YyaS/YitT family protein; the protein is MTRRLTQLLIGLFLYGIGIALIVRGEIGVAPWDVLTQGIDAQTHLGFGLITVILSGVVLLFWIPIRQKLGVGTVLNALLVGPSASVGLWLIPAGLDLWVRIILFAAGLLVLGIATGLYIGAHFGPGPRDGLMTGLHQLTGWKIWIVRTSLEAIVLSIGWVLGGNVGIGTVLFAVLIGPLCNWSIPVFAMRRPDAVEPVSQPTTPTLSSPRT
- a CDS encoding PLP-dependent aminotransferase family protein; its protein translation is MSDVQMSARSLEALLGDWRGGASAYLALSDRIRLLTLDGRIPVDSRLPAERDLSARLGLSRTTVAAAYRRLRETGFLVSVRGSGSMARLPGGTPSLTVNDGSGILDFSKATMPAIPALAAAAVAAAADLPRHLNDSGFDPIGLPELRAAIADRYTVRGLPTGPEQIMVTIGAQHAIALLARVLLSRGDRAVIETPTYPHAYEALRAAGARLMPVSVSAGEADAAAATHGWDEAALVQTLQRSNPVLGYLMPDFHNPTGQSMPVDQRERVLAAAARQGTVLIADETMAEFNIDRPGEFMPFAAYADPALPGTAVSIGSVGKSVWGGIRVGWIRAEPALIRKLVAARTANDLGTPILEQLIVTRLLPQMPAILAERCDALRLTRDHLEERLAARFPDWTVPHVDGGVTTWVNLGSPVSSQLALSARTHGVIVPAGPRFGIDGAFERFMRIPFCYSVSELDRAVDALGHAWDALGRHPVPDTGYLADVV
- a CDS encoding efflux RND transporter permease subunit, whose product is MYFLAVLSMKNRALIALVTIVAAVFGSLALTSLKQELIPSLQLPQLVISTSYPGASPEVVNDDVSTPIETAIQGVSGLESTSTTSSTNMSMVSATFSYGTDLAKAESKIGQAINRIKSRLPDSLDPQVFSGSIDDFPVLSIAVSGGDPTTLSDELKRSVLGDIRHVTGVRDAALVGDVGQRVSITPDDAALAERGLSAQSIRSALQQNGAFIPAGSVTEGDSTLSVQLGTKLTSVDDLGALPLLSSIPGPAGQVGPAGQPGSPAVTTLGDVAAVALAENPATSISRVNGKPALTISVTKVPAANTVEVSKEVRALLPSLEAAVSGATFTIVFDQAPFIQQSIDSLTQEGFLGLIFAVLVILVFLLSVRATLVTAISIPTSVLITFIGLQSVGYSLNILTLGALTIAIGRVVDDSIVVIENIKRHLVAGVDRADTIIGAVREVAGAITASTITTVAVFLPISFVAGSTGELFRPFALTITIALLASLLVALTIVPVLAYWFLRAPDAAKVAAKVAATTEKAEAKAAAKAASAAAKSATATDAALSTDSTAPDADDGRELVGAGIPTGIPTGIPEAGLAASARPGAAAIVAAPLASDEGGSRRSRRAETAVTEPDELEHPSRLQKGYLPVIRWTLKHAVATLLLSVLVLGGTVALVPLMKVNFLGSTGQNTFSVSQTLPVGTSLAALDTASEQVEKTLRGIDGVDIVQVSIGGSSVAAAFRGGGASSSTVNYSITTADSAHSDDVQQSARTSLAQIADAGEISIGASSGFGGSSTINVDITAPSSADLQTASDAILARVSKLSSVSESSSNLAASRPYLAIVVDRDAAASAGLSELALGTLVSQAMQPSVIGSIVIEEKSLSVYLHSAAPPTTAAELAALPIPTAAGTVALDTLASVSEVDGPSTITTAKGLRTATVSAMPAGDDLGAATADLTTVITETKLPSGAVASLGGVSADQAEAFQQLGIAMLVAILIVYIVMVATFRSLRQPLLLLVSVPFAATGAIALQVITGIPLGVASLIGVLMLIGIVVTNAIVLVDLVNQYRRRGMSVPDALVHGASRRLRPILMTALATIFALLPMAVGLTGHGGFISQPLALVVIGGLVSSTVMTLVVLPVLYYLVEGAAERRAVKRATTAEAYADAGDSTAASAVDSAATLERS